A part of Streptomyces sp. NBC_01451 genomic DNA contains:
- a CDS encoding IS701 family transposase codes for MGRIAGRFARVEPRRRAGRLVLGLLADLPRKNCWTIAEWVGDANPHGMQHLLCRAAWDADAVRDDVREYVVEHLHDEAAVLVVDETGDVKKGTHTVGVQRQYTGTAGRIENSQVAVYLVYAGARGHAAVDRELYIPRSWISDPDRCRAAGLGEDTDFATKPELARVMIERFLDAGHHVGWVTGDEVYGGNPKLWSALEERGMGYVLAVACSAEVATGAGKFRADALAAKLPRRAWQKLSAGQGAKGQRFYDWAVIDLVATGSGGRQLLIRRNRATGELAYYRCHSAQLVPLNTLVRIAGSRWRVEEAFQTGKGLAGLDEHQVRRYPSWSRWVTLAMLAHAFLAVVRADEHAHRPGPDGLIPLTCNEIQRLFITVAVRPLHDLAHRLGWSDWRRRHQARSRNSHYLRQAASQT; via the coding sequence ATGGGGCGTATCGCGGGCCGGTTCGCCCGGGTCGAACCCCGGCGGCGGGCCGGGCGATTGGTGTTGGGACTGCTGGCGGACCTGCCGCGCAAGAACTGCTGGACGATCGCGGAGTGGGTCGGGGATGCGAATCCGCATGGCATGCAGCATCTGCTGTGCCGGGCGGCCTGGGACGCCGATGCCGTCCGCGACGACGTGCGCGAGTATGTCGTGGAGCATCTGCACGACGAGGCCGCGGTGCTGGTCGTGGACGAGACCGGCGACGTGAAGAAGGGCACTCACACCGTCGGGGTCCAGCGCCAGTACACCGGCACCGCCGGCCGGATCGAAAACTCCCAGGTCGCCGTCTACCTTGTCTACGCCGGCGCCCGCGGGCACGCAGCGGTGGACCGCGAGCTGTACATCCCGCGCTCCTGGATCTCTGACCCCGACCGTTGCCGGGCGGCCGGACTCGGCGAGGACACCGACTTCGCGACCAAGCCGGAGCTGGCCCGCGTGATGATCGAACGATTCCTGGACGCCGGACACCATGTCGGCTGGGTGACCGGCGACGAGGTCTATGGCGGCAACCCGAAACTGTGGTCCGCTCTGGAGGAACGCGGCATGGGCTACGTGCTTGCAGTGGCGTGTTCGGCCGAAGTGGCCACCGGGGCAGGCAAGTTTCGTGCGGATGCCCTGGCTGCCAAGTTGCCCCGGCGGGCCTGGCAGAAGCTGTCCGCCGGACAGGGAGCGAAGGGACAGCGTTTCTACGACTGGGCCGTGATCGATCTGGTCGCCACGGGATCAGGAGGGCGCCAGCTGCTGATCCGCCGCAACCGAGCCACCGGCGAACTGGCCTACTACCGCTGCCATTCCGCCCAGTTGGTGCCGCTGAACACTCTGGTTAGGATCGCCGGTTCCAGGTGGCGAGTGGAGGAAGCCTTCCAGACCGGGAAGGGCCTGGCCGGGCTCGACGAGCACCAGGTCCGCCGCTACCCCTCCTGGAGCCGCTGGGTCACCCTCGCCATGCTCGCCCACGCCTTCCTCGCCGTCGTCCGAGCCGACGAGCATGCCCACCGGCCGGGACCCGACGGTCTGATCCCGCTGACCTGCAATGAGATCCAGCGACTGTTCATCACCGTTGCCGTCCGGCCTCTTCACGATCTGGCCCACCGGCTCGGCTGGTCCGACTGGCGACGCCGCCACCAGGCACGGTCACGGAACAGCCATTACCTACGACAAGCCGCATCCCAGACATGA
- a CDS encoding helix-turn-helix domain-containing protein encodes MSLGDGWENDDEGGRRPEDGAGKGFVVAFGQTMKTWRVRAGMDREEFGRRIGYSAATVASYEQGRRIPSPKTIDRADEAVGAGGLLSVWKEEVEKAQYPVFFQGMAALEKECLELLMYDTHVVNGLLQNEDYMRSLLAMRRPSLDQEIIEQRVAARLARHDIFDRRPSPLLSFVMDEAVLRHRYGGQDVVRGQLEHLLLIGEKRNVEIQVMPIDCEDNAGVNGPFTVVTRKDGKKFVYAETHATSTLETDPEQTVLAAARYGIIRSQALTPRESMRFIEGLLGSL; translated from the coding sequence GTGAGTCTCGGGGACGGCTGGGAGAACGACGACGAGGGCGGGCGGCGGCCCGAGGACGGGGCCGGGAAGGGGTTCGTCGTCGCGTTCGGGCAGACCATGAAGACCTGGCGGGTACGGGCGGGCATGGACCGCGAGGAGTTCGGGCGCCGGATCGGGTACTCGGCGGCGACGGTTGCCTCGTACGAGCAGGGGCGGCGGATTCCGTCGCCGAAGACGATCGACCGGGCGGACGAAGCTGTGGGCGCGGGTGGGTTGTTGAGCGTGTGGAAGGAGGAGGTGGAGAAGGCTCAGTATCCCGTCTTCTTCCAGGGGATGGCCGCGCTGGAGAAGGAGTGCCTTGAGCTGCTCATGTATGACACGCATGTTGTCAACGGCCTGCTCCAGAACGAGGATTACATGAGGTCCTTGCTCGCCATGCGGCGTCCGTCCCTGGACCAGGAGATCATCGAGCAGCGAGTAGCTGCACGGCTGGCTCGGCACGACATCTTCGACCGGCGGCCCTCGCCACTGTTGAGCTTCGTGATGGATGAGGCGGTGCTACGGCACCGATACGGCGGCCAGGACGTAGTGCGGGGACAGTTGGAGCATCTGCTCCTGATCGGCGAGAAGCGAAACGTCGAGATCCAGGTCATGCCGATCGACTGCGAGGACAACGCGGGCGTGAACGGGCCGTTCACGGTTGTCACGCGGAAGGACGGCAAGAAGTTCGTGTACGCCGAGACACACGCCACCAGCACGCTGGAGACCGACCCGGAACAGACGGTTCTCGCCGCCGCACGCTATGGGATCATCCGATCACAGGCTCTCACTCCGCGAGAGTCGATGAGGTTCATCGAAGGGTTGCTGGGATCGCTATGA
- a CDS encoding ATP-binding protein, protein MTTKPAAPAGPAQLAAPARVFEMRFTSTPRGARLARRLTALRLDSWGIPYGTDAHDTLVLIVGELTANAVLHGHVPGRDFHLRVHVVADGRTVRVEVTDTRAERLPRRPAAVPETGGAEEGGHGLLLVSQLATRWDWHPREDGPGKTVWAECARAW, encoded by the coding sequence ATGACGACCAAACCCGCGGCCCCCGCAGGCCCCGCCCAACTCGCCGCCCCCGCACGCGTCTTCGAGATGCGCTTCACCTCCACGCCCCGAGGTGCCCGCCTCGCCCGCCGTCTGACGGCGCTGCGCCTCGACTCGTGGGGCATCCCGTACGGCACCGACGCGCACGACACCCTCGTACTGATCGTCGGCGAGCTCACCGCCAACGCCGTACTCCACGGCCACGTTCCCGGCCGGGACTTCCACCTGCGCGTGCACGTCGTGGCCGACGGCCGTACCGTCCGCGTCGAGGTCACCGACACCCGTGCCGAACGGCTGCCCCGGCGCCCGGCCGCCGTCCCGGAGACCGGCGGCGCCGAGGAAGGCGGCCATGGGCTGCTCCTCGTATCGCAGCTGGCCACCCGTTGGGACTGGCACCCGCGCGAGGACGGGCCGGGCAAGACGGTGTGGGCGGAGTGTGCGCGGGCGTGGTGA
- a CDS encoding DUF397 domain-containing protein, which produces MNNAESSTVASGLAWFKSSYSGTEGGQCVEVAAGTAVVHVRDSKAETGPMLTVSREAWAGFVGRGV; this is translated from the coding sequence ATGAACAACGCTGAATCCTCGACCGTCGCTTCCGGCCTCGCCTGGTTCAAGAGCAGCTACAGCGGAACCGAGGGCGGCCAGTGCGTAGAGGTCGCGGCCGGTACGGCAGTCGTGCACGTCCGGGACTCCAAGGCCGAGACCGGCCCCATGCTCACCGTGTCGCGTGAGGCGTGGGCGGGGTTCGTCGGGCGGGGCGTCTGA
- a CDS encoding pentapeptide repeat-containing protein, whose translation MTYGHRLIFCLHTPMITGGRTCSRTSPDLCDRLTDGELPEIRATATAPADTLAHMTTPPTARQRLAALHSYAAVNGEDFTGQNLASARTSQLRFTRCSFIGADLRHATLDGCWFKFCDFSGADLRGASLREVSLAGCDLRGADLRDTDLTDARFGSVNTGVPPLGLTNITGARFDGASLRNIQAEGVIGWPPGHGANE comes from the coding sequence GTGACCTACGGCCACCGTCTGATCTTCTGTCTTCACACACCGATGATCACCGGTGGCCGCACCTGCTCCCGCACCAGCCCGGACCTGTGTGACCGGCTGACGGACGGCGAACTGCCGGAAATCCGGGCGACGGCCACCGCCCCGGCTGACACGCTGGCGCACATGACCACGCCACCGACCGCGAGACAACGACTCGCCGCGCTCCACAGCTATGCGGCCGTGAACGGTGAGGACTTCACCGGCCAGAACCTTGCTTCAGCTCGCACGTCGCAACTGCGGTTCACTCGCTGCTCGTTCATCGGGGCCGATCTACGCCACGCCACCCTGGACGGGTGTTGGTTCAAGTTCTGTGACTTCAGCGGCGCAGACCTGCGCGGGGCTTCACTGCGCGAGGTCAGCCTGGCCGGATGCGATCTACGGGGTGCTGATCTGCGCGACACCGATCTGACCGACGCCAGGTTCGGAAGCGTAAACACTGGCGTGCCCCCGCTCGGGCTGACCAACATCACCGGTGCCCGGTTCGACGGAGCGTCCTTGCGCAACATTCAAGCGGAAGGCGTCATCGGGTGGCCACCCGGGCACGGCGCGAACGAGTAG